Proteins encoded together in one Candidatus Poribacteria bacterium window:
- a CDS encoding xylose isomerase, which produces MADYFPDVQKIAYEGPGTKNPLAFRHYNPDEVVEGKTMREHLRFSVAYWHTFRGEGRDPFGPGTMYRPWESETDSVDNAKRRVEVAFEFMSKLGAPFYCFHDRDVAPEGSSLRETNRNLDAVAAEMKAQQDATGVNLLWGTANLFSNPRFMHGAATSCNADVFAYAAAQVKKALEVTHELGGANYVF; this is translated from the coding sequence ATGGCTGACTACTTCCCCGACGTCCAGAAGATCGCCTACGAAGGGCCCGGCACGAAGAACCCGCTCGCGTTCCGCCACTACAACCCCGATGAGGTCGTCGAAGGCAAGACGATGCGGGAGCATCTGCGCTTCTCCGTCGCCTACTGGCACACCTTCCGTGGCGAGGGGCGCGACCCGTTCGGACCCGGCACGATGTACCGCCCGTGGGAGTCCGAGACGGATTCCGTCGACAACGCCAAGCGCCGGGTGGAAGTCGCGTTCGAGTTCATGTCGAAGCTGGGAGCGCCGTTCTACTGCTTCCACGACCGCGATGTCGCGCCGGAGGGTTCCAGCCTGCGCGAGACGAACCGGAACCTCGACGCCGTCGCCGCCGAGATGAAAGCGCAGCAGGACGCGACCGGAGTGAACTTGCTGTGGGGCACGGCGAACCTGTTCTCGAACCCTCGGTTCATGCACGGCGCAGCGACGAGCTGCAACGCGGACGTCTTCGCCTACGCGGCGGCGCAGGTGAAGAAGGCGCTCGAAGTGACGCACGAGCTCGGCGGCGCCAACTACGTGTTCT
- a CDS encoding Gfo/Idh/MocA family oxidoreductase — MADKTYRVGIVGCGGMGNSHAKAWSGNPRTQVVATADMSLDSAKALGDSFQAKGYGDYNEMFAKENLDIVSVTTWQNVRAEITAAAARAGVPGIFGEKPMAESMGGTLDMLEACEKSGAKLAIGHQRRYGAQNCEARRLVLDGAIGKPTAVLRRDGHGLLNRGTHEIDEMRFWLGDPNPLWLVGQLSRRTDRWERRVRTEDNCACIICFEGGVRGVYESDLPEPGLRGDIIYGEDGTIKRGPDGTLLLLNGSSNGWKSITPQPVRSNQFQDFIDWMDGKRDDHPNEGKVAATTMEIMMAIYESVRIQDVVKFPLTTRENPLDLLVESGKVPVEVPGRYDIRAPFPEQKR; from the coding sequence GTGGCAGACAAGACCTATCGCGTCGGCATCGTCGGGTGTGGAGGCATGGGCAACTCGCACGCGAAGGCGTGGTCGGGCAACCCGCGAACCCAGGTCGTCGCCACTGCCGACATGAGCCTCGATTCCGCGAAAGCCCTCGGCGACTCGTTTCAGGCGAAGGGCTACGGCGACTACAACGAGATGTTCGCCAAAGAGAACCTCGACATCGTCTCGGTGACGACGTGGCAGAACGTCCGCGCCGAGATCACCGCCGCCGCCGCGCGCGCCGGGGTGCCCGGCATCTTCGGCGAGAAGCCGATGGCGGAGAGCATGGGTGGAACCCTCGACATGCTCGAAGCCTGCGAGAAGAGCGGCGCGAAGCTCGCCATCGGGCATCAGCGGCGCTACGGCGCGCAGAACTGCGAAGCTCGACGGCTCGTCCTCGACGGCGCGATCGGCAAGCCAACCGCCGTCCTCCGACGCGACGGACACGGCTTGCTGAACCGTGGAACCCACGAGATCGATGAGATGCGCTTCTGGCTGGGCGATCCGAACCCCCTGTGGCTCGTCGGGCAGCTCTCCCGCCGCACCGACCGATGGGAGCGGCGCGTCCGTACGGAGGACAACTGCGCCTGCATCATCTGCTTCGAGGGCGGCGTGCGCGGTGTCTACGAGAGCGACCTGCCGGAGCCTGGGCTGCGCGGCGACATCATCTACGGCGAGGATGGAACCATCAAGCGCGGACCCGATGGAACCCTCCTGCTTCTGAATGGCTCCAGCAACGGATGGAAGTCCATCACGCCACAGCCCGTTCGCTCGAACCAGTTCCAGGACTTCATCGACTGGATGGACGGCAAGCGGGACGACCACCCCAACGAGGGCAAAGTCGCCGCGACGACGATGGAGATCATGATGGCGATCTACGAATCCGTGCGGATTCAGGACGTCGTCAAGTTCCCTCTCACGACGCGGGAGAACCCTCTCGATCTGCTGGTTGAGAGCGGCAAGGTGCCCGTCGAGGTGCCCGGACGCTACGACATCCGCGCGCCGTTCCCGGAGCAGAAGCGATAG